A window of Paenibacillus sp. 19GGS1-52 contains these coding sequences:
- a CDS encoding VTT domain-containing protein, with the protein MHQIVAWISDTALNLVNTMGLWGIWIGMILESACIPIPSEVIMLSGGLLVAQGTLTFTEVVAVGVLGNLIGSIIAFYVGAVGGRRLLEKYGKYIFFNARHLEQSQRWFDRYGESTVFFTRMLPFIRTFISLPAGIAGMRAWKFILFTFLGSLPWNMALVYLGYRLGDNWSIVETYLRPVSYIICAAVVLLLIVWLVRRKKERVA; encoded by the coding sequence ATGCATCAAATCGTAGCCTGGATATCAGATACGGCCCTAAATCTTGTCAATACCATGGGTTTATGGGGCATTTGGATCGGAATGATACTGGAGAGTGCCTGTATACCGATTCCGAGTGAGGTAATTATGCTTAGTGGGGGCTTATTGGTAGCTCAAGGCACGTTAACGTTTACCGAAGTGGTGGCGGTTGGCGTATTGGGGAATCTTATAGGTTCGATTATCGCTTTTTACGTTGGGGCCGTTGGTGGTCGAAGATTGCTGGAGAAATACGGAAAGTATATCTTCTTTAATGCCCGCCACCTGGAACAATCGCAGCGTTGGTTCGACCGTTACGGGGAAAGTACTGTTTTTTTCACACGCATGCTGCCATTTATCCGTACCTTTATCTCTTTACCAGCTGGGATTGCCGGCATGAGAGCATGGAAATTTATTCTCTTTACCTTTCTCGGATCTTTACCCTGGAACATGGCGCTTGTGTATCTAGGCTACCGTTTAGGGGATAATTGGAGCATAGTGGAGACTTATCTGCGCCCTGTCAGTTACATCATCTGTGCAGCCGTAGTACTTTTGTTAATAGTATGGTTAGTACGCAGAAAAAAAGAGCGTGTTGCGTAA
- a CDS encoding ABC transporter ATP-binding protein, producing MECIAKLSGLTKEYRNGRGIRNVGLELYKGDIYGLLGPNGAGKTTLLKMMTGLIAPKQGSVTLFGHNTEQSFAAAMNKVGCMIESADFYDYVTAGQYLKSVASFYPNVQRERIQEVLEIVGLTANVKEKIRHFSTGMKQKLALAAAIMPYPELVILDEPTNGLDIEGIVLFRELVTRLSETEGITFIISSHMIHELEQLCNRVGIIYEGELVQEGNVSELLKDIPSLEQYYIGELQKAKGGPRNV from the coding sequence TTGGAATGTATCGCTAAATTAAGCGGTTTGACGAAAGAATATCGGAATGGCAGAGGCATTCGAAATGTTGGACTTGAGCTGTATAAGGGAGATATTTATGGTCTGCTTGGCCCGAATGGTGCTGGCAAGACGACACTGCTCAAGATGATGACTGGACTGATCGCTCCGAAGCAAGGTTCAGTAACCTTATTTGGCCACAATACGGAGCAATCCTTTGCTGCTGCCATGAACAAGGTAGGTTGTATGATTGAATCCGCAGATTTCTATGACTATGTTACAGCAGGTCAATATTTGAAGTCGGTAGCTAGTTTCTACCCCAATGTGCAAAGGGAACGAATTCAGGAGGTACTTGAAATTGTTGGCCTCACTGCTAATGTTAAAGAAAAAATAAGACACTTCTCCACGGGCATGAAGCAAAAGCTGGCTTTGGCCGCTGCTATTATGCCATACCCCGAACTGGTCATTCTGGATGAGCCGACAAATGGCTTGGATATTGAAGGCATCGTACTCTTCCGTGAACTGGTAACCCGTTTATCAGAAACGGAGGGGATCACTTTTATAATATCCAGTCATATGATTCATGAACTGGAGCAACTATGCAATCGGGTCGGTATTATATATGAAGGAGAGCTAGTTCAGGAAGGAAACGTGTCAGAATTACTAAAGGATATTCCTTCACTGGAGCAGTACTATATTGGTGAGCTACAGAAGGCGAAAGGGGGGCCACGGAATGTATAA
- a CDS encoding ABC transporter permease, producing the protein MYNLHAGLKNELLLMLYRRKTLFFFILAAAIPILLALTFHALQPMLGLVAASSSYPIQMLNLYTIFIIPLFLFLTIADLFPQEISARTLKIVLLRPIHRVSVYTAKILALGISIAAVLLILAVVTSACNAFLGSQELGTINWLSYGKAYIAAFFSMWALSAVFVFVAQFFRSASGFLVFSILLYAAAKVTPFFLKGFSSFSLASYTDWYMLWLSHTVSAGKLITSSLFVTSGLILFFTLGYILFDRKEA; encoded by the coding sequence ATGTATAATTTACATGCGGGACTTAAGAATGAATTACTGCTCATGTTGTATCGCCGGAAGACGCTGTTCTTCTTTATCCTTGCTGCTGCTATTCCAATTCTGCTGGCCCTGACCTTCCATGCTCTGCAGCCTATGCTGGGATTAGTCGCAGCCAGCTCTTCTTACCCTATACAAATGCTGAACCTTTATACGATTTTTATAATACCGCTGTTTCTATTCCTAACGATTGCTGATCTGTTTCCTCAGGAAATTTCGGCTCGGACTCTCAAAATAGTTCTCTTGCGGCCCATCCATCGCGTCAGTGTGTACACGGCCAAAATTCTTGCTCTGGGGATATCCATTGCTGCTGTACTTCTTATCTTGGCAGTAGTGACAAGTGCCTGTAATGCTTTTCTTGGGAGTCAGGAACTGGGAACGATAAACTGGCTTAGCTATGGAAAAGCATATATAGCCGCCTTTTTCTCGATGTGGGCGCTCTCCGCGGTGTTTGTGTTCGTTGCCCAATTTTTCCGAAGCGCCAGTGGATTTCTGGTATTCTCCATTCTTCTTTATGCGGCAGCCAAAGTTACTCCCTTCTTCTTAAAGGGTTTCTCCTCCTTTTCTCTAGCCTCCTATACGGACTGGTATATGCTCTGGTTAAGTCATACCGTATCTGCTGGAAAGTTGATCACGTCCTCATTGTTTGTTACATCCGGATTGATCTTGTTTTTCACCCTAGGCTATATTCTCTTTGATCGTAAAGAAGCTTAA
- a CDS encoding C40 family peptidase, translating to MSITNSHNRLRKVCVGVSLSIALAASGIGMFESSNTAYAATASTTKSVTAQTTADQIIANGLRLEGVPYEFGAEAGRSSSFDCSSFTQYIFAQNNITLPRSSTQQSTAGTFVARSQLQPGDLVFFYSPIHHVAVYIGDGKILHTFGEGGVTVTDLNTGWWDEHYTTARRVLPVSGN from the coding sequence ATGTCTATCACAAATAGCCACAATCGACTCCGCAAAGTATGTGTCGGTGTCAGTCTGAGTATTGCATTAGCCGCTTCAGGTATCGGAATGTTTGAAAGCTCCAATACAGCCTACGCTGCAACTGCATCAACAACTAAAAGCGTAACTGCACAGACCACAGCGGATCAGATCATCGCCAATGGACTCCGTCTAGAAGGTGTTCCCTATGAATTCGGAGCCGAAGCAGGTAGAAGCTCCAGCTTTGATTGCTCTTCTTTCACACAATATATCTTCGCACAGAATAACATCACCCTACCTCGTTCTTCCACACAACAATCCACAGCTGGAACGTTTGTAGCCAGAAGCCAGCTTCAGCCCGGAGACTTGGTGTTCTTCTACTCCCCTATTCATCATGTAGCCGTCTATATAGGTGATGGTAAAATACTGCATACCTTCGGGGAAGGTGGAGTGACTGTCACTGACTTGAACACTGGCTGGTGGGACGAGCATTATACGACAGCCCGCCGTGTCTTGCCGGTGAGTGGTAACTGA
- a CDS encoding AraC family transcriptional regulator — MNPEHYQFTAGFNLLPDEHDLAVLFSGEGNPHPGHKIGPSVHDYYLIHTVLDGAGTYQSGSISQKCTTGDTFVIFPGSLFSYQADFNTPWHYVWVALQGDTAQQLLSEIGVTRDKPLIHIEDTSELYSFYERIRLCFQQSAHPRLESLEASGWLRLLLHHFGLTNRSILPVHPLELPDVIDRQIDQAIRWISLQFYQQISIDHMASTLGYHRAHLSKVFKQKTGLSPKQYLLKVRMDKAKDLLGGSLTINQVSSSVGFNDALYFSKQFRKWSGMSPSEFRNKLRINES, encoded by the coding sequence ATGAATCCGGAACATTATCAGTTTACCGCAGGTTTTAATCTCTTGCCGGATGAACATGACCTAGCTGTATTATTCAGTGGTGAAGGCAACCCCCACCCGGGGCATAAGATAGGACCGTCTGTTCATGATTATTATCTCATTCACACGGTACTGGATGGAGCAGGAACATACCAGAGCGGAAGTATCTCGCAGAAATGCACCACAGGTGATACTTTTGTGATCTTCCCTGGATCGCTTTTCAGCTATCAGGCGGACTTTAATACACCATGGCATTATGTCTGGGTTGCCCTGCAAGGCGATACGGCCCAGCAACTGCTCAGTGAGATAGGCGTTACAAGAGATAAACCACTAATTCACATAGAGGACACTAGTGAGCTCTATAGCTTCTATGAACGGATTCGTTTATGCTTTCAGCAGTCGGCCCATCCCCGACTGGAAAGTCTGGAGGCCTCGGGCTGGCTCCGCCTGCTGCTTCATCATTTTGGATTAACCAATCGCAGCATCCTGCCTGTCCATCCGCTGGAATTACCGGATGTGATCGACCGCCAGATCGACCAGGCTATCCGCTGGATCTCGCTGCAATTCTATCAACAGATCAGTATTGATCATATGGCCTCAACCCTTGGCTATCACCGGGCACATCTGTCCAAGGTCTTCAAGCAGAAGACGGGACTGTCACCCAAGCAGTATTTACTCAAGGTGCGAATGGACAAAGCCAAGGATTTGCTGGGAGGTTCCTTAACCATCAACCAGGTTTCTTCCTCCGTTGGTTTTAATGATGCGCTTTATTTCTCCAAACAGTTTCGCAAATGGAGCGGAATGTCGCCGAGTGAATTCAGAAATAAATTACGCATAAATGAGAGCTAA
- a CDS encoding response regulator transcription factor, translated as MNKNILIVEDEPAIAELQRDYLEMSGFLTEIAVNGEEGLEKGLSGKYDLIVLDVMLPKLNGFEVCKKIRDELDIPILMVTARREDIDIVRGLGLGADDYITKPFKPAELVARVKAHLSRYDRLKGRRTSSNEVEVRELRLDPDTRCTFMRDEEVMLTTKEFELLHFLALHPNRVFSKDQLFERLWGIDSLGDTQTVTVHIRKLREKIEPDSANPIYIETVWGAGYRLRG; from the coding sequence ATGAATAAGAACATTCTAATTGTTGAAGATGAACCGGCTATTGCTGAACTGCAGCGAGACTATCTGGAGATGAGCGGATTCCTGACTGAAATCGCTGTGAATGGCGAAGAGGGACTGGAGAAGGGGCTGTCGGGCAAATACGATCTCATTGTGCTTGACGTAATGTTGCCAAAGTTGAATGGATTTGAGGTATGTAAAAAAATTCGCGACGAGCTTGATATACCCATCCTTATGGTTACGGCCCGTCGGGAAGATATCGATATCGTCCGTGGGCTGGGACTTGGAGCTGATGATTATATTACCAAACCGTTCAAACCTGCGGAGCTAGTTGCACGGGTAAAAGCTCATCTATCGCGTTATGACAGACTGAAGGGCCGCCGGACCTCATCCAATGAGGTCGAAGTCCGTGAGCTGAGACTGGACCCAGACACCCGCTGCACCTTTATGCGCGATGAGGAAGTAATGCTGACAACCAAGGAATTTGAACTGCTTCATTTCCTGGCGCTCCATCCGAACCGGGTATTCAGCAAAGATCAATTGTTCGAAAGACTGTGGGGGATTGATTCCTTAGGGGATACCCAGACAGTCACCGTCCATATACGCAAGCTGAGAGAGAAAATCGAGCCCGATTCGGCCAATCCCATCTACATTGAAACGGTTTGGGGCGCGGGTTACCGCCTTCGTGGCTGA
- a CDS encoding alpha-glucosidase/alpha-galactosidase, with protein sequence MSKITFIGAGSTVFAKNVLGDCMGTPALQGFELALFDIDLQRLTDSENMLNNIKSSSGSTCKVKAYTDRKEALRGAKYVINAIQVGGYDPCTITDFEIPKKYGLRQTIADTAGIGGIFRNLRTIPVMLDFATDINEVCPDALFLNYTNPMAVLTNVMNTYGGVQTVGLCHSVQQCIPGLFEHLGIDQTGVQARIAGINHMAWLLEVSKDGEDLYPEIKRRAVALQQEPHGDMVRYEMMLKFGYYITESSEHNAEYHPYFIKRNYPELIERFQIPLDEYPRRCVEQIGRWQQMREELVNNKELQHERSHEYASYIMEAIETNIPFKIGGNVMNTGLITNLPREACVEVPCLVDSSGVTPTFVGDLPPQCAALNRTNINTQLLTIEAAVTGKREHIYHAAMLDPHTAAELSMDDIVSMCDELISAHGKWLPQYN encoded by the coding sequence ATGTCCAAAATTACATTTATCGGTGCAGGAAGTACCGTATTTGCCAAAAACGTATTAGGTGACTGTATGGGAACACCCGCGCTTCAAGGTTTCGAGCTGGCCTTGTTTGATATTGATCTTCAGCGCCTTACCGATTCGGAAAATATGCTGAATAATATAAAAAGCAGCAGCGGGAGTACTTGCAAGGTCAAAGCCTATACGGATCGCAAAGAAGCGCTGCGCGGTGCAAAATATGTTATTAATGCCATTCAAGTCGGTGGTTATGATCCTTGTACGATTACTGATTTTGAAATTCCCAAGAAGTATGGCTTGCGTCAAACGATTGCCGATACGGCCGGAATTGGTGGGATCTTCCGCAATCTGCGTACGATTCCGGTCATGCTGGATTTCGCGACAGACATAAATGAGGTTTGCCCGGATGCACTTTTTCTGAATTATACGAACCCAATGGCGGTACTGACGAATGTGATGAACACTTATGGAGGTGTGCAGACGGTAGGGCTATGTCATAGCGTTCAGCAATGTATTCCCGGCTTGTTCGAGCATCTGGGGATTGATCAGACGGGAGTGCAAGCCAGGATCGCTGGAATTAACCATATGGCCTGGCTCTTGGAGGTATCGAAAGATGGGGAGGATCTATATCCCGAGATCAAACGGCGGGCTGTAGCGTTGCAACAGGAACCTCACGGTGATATGGTTCGCTATGAAATGATGTTGAAATTTGGTTATTATATTACGGAGTCATCAGAGCATAATGCAGAGTACCATCCTTATTTCATCAAACGCAATTATCCGGAGCTTATCGAACGCTTCCAAATTCCACTGGATGAGTATCCCCGCCGCTGTGTGGAGCAAATCGGGCGCTGGCAGCAAATGCGTGAGGAATTGGTCAACAACAAAGAGCTACAGCATGAGCGCTCACACGAATATGCATCTTACATTATGGAAGCCATCGAAACCAACATCCCCTTCAAGATCGGCGGCAATGTAATGAATACAGGGCTCATTACCAACCTGCCTAGAGAAGCTTGTGTAGAAGTTCCCTGCCTGGTGGACAGCAGTGGAGTCACACCAACCTTCGTCGGTGATTTGCCTCCGCAATGCGCGGCATTGAACCGCACAAATATCAACACACAGCTGCTTACGATCGAAGCGGCCGTTACAGGGAAGAGAGAGCATATTTATCATGCCGCGATGTTGGACCCACATACAGCAGCCGAACTGTCGATGGACGATATTGTAAGTATGTGTGATGAGCTAATCTCCGCACATGGAAAATGGCTGCCGCAGTATAACTAA
- a CDS encoding HAMP domain-containing sensor histidine kinase, with protein sequence MSIRMKLLLSYAAMLIIPLILLIATSLLLAVVFRGDLQSLKSAHEMKFEGLEESDYHSLIKYTILNDPDLLTDKHFLDDISADMLNKNTYLYIRSGSDVLYSSDYILSQKELIAGLPSFKHAGIWSELKNKADGNVWYQIVQYDLSTKDLQPVSLFLLTEIDPLVHFARSFFPILFLSTLVILVLTHTLLTYFMSKRIIRPLLELRKAAQQVSEGNLDFQVRVSGKDEIGQLGMAFEEMRSRLQESIQMQLQYESNRKELITNISHDLKTPLTAIKGYVDGILEGVADSPEKSEKYMRTIATKAGEMDRLIDELFLYSKLDMQKLPFTFESVPIYAFLQDWAEELQMELEKQGVRLNLEIAIEEGIHVAVDRDSFKRVLSNVIQNSIKYMNKEQKRISLQSFAQNNKIILVIEDNGPGIPEAAVRHIFERFYRAEQSRNSYTGGSGLGLAIAKGIMLGHKGDIYAESVEGEGTRIYIVLPIEEEGSSQ encoded by the coding sequence ATGTCAATTCGTATGAAACTGCTCTTATCCTATGCAGCCATGTTAATTATTCCGCTTATTCTGCTAATTGCGACCTCTCTGCTGCTTGCAGTTGTCTTTCGCGGTGATTTACAAAGTCTGAAAAGCGCCCATGAGATGAAATTTGAGGGGCTGGAAGAAAGTGATTATCATAGCCTGATCAAGTATACGATTCTGAACGACCCGGATTTACTGACGGACAAGCACTTTCTGGATGATATCTCTGCGGACATGCTCAATAAAAATACCTATCTATATATCCGCTCGGGAAGCGATGTACTGTATTCGTCGGATTATATTTTATCACAAAAAGAACTGATCGCTGGACTACCATCCTTCAAACATGCCGGTATCTGGAGTGAACTGAAAAATAAAGCGGACGGAAATGTCTGGTATCAGATTGTACAGTATGATCTCTCTACTAAGGATCTGCAGCCGGTCAGTTTGTTCCTTCTGACTGAGATTGACCCGCTCGTACATTTTGCCCGCAGCTTTTTCCCTATTTTGTTTCTTTCCACGTTGGTCATACTGGTGCTGACACATACGTTGCTGACCTATTTCATGTCCAAACGGATTATTCGGCCATTGCTTGAGCTGCGCAAGGCAGCACAGCAAGTTTCTGAGGGTAACCTTGATTTTCAGGTCCGGGTTAGCGGCAAGGATGAGATTGGCCAGCTCGGGATGGCTTTTGAAGAAATGCGATCACGCTTACAAGAATCAATCCAGATGCAGCTTCAGTATGAATCCAATCGCAAGGAACTGATCACTAATATCTCCCACGATTTGAAGACACCACTCACAGCTATCAAAGGTTATGTGGACGGTATTCTAGAAGGAGTGGCAGACTCGCCGGAAAAAAGTGAAAAGTACATGCGGACCATTGCCACGAAGGCGGGAGAAATGGATCGGCTGATTGATGAATTATTTCTGTACTCCAAGCTGGATATGCAAAAATTGCCCTTTACGTTCGAGTCTGTACCGATTTACGCCTTTTTGCAGGATTGGGCGGAGGAATTACAAATGGAACTGGAGAAGCAGGGGGTCAGGCTGAATTTGGAGATTGCAATTGAGGAAGGAATACACGTTGCGGTTGACCGCGATTCCTTTAAGCGAGTGCTGAGTAATGTGATACAGAACAGCATCAAATATATGAACAAAGAGCAGAAGAGAATCTCTTTACAGTCATTTGCCCAGAATAATAAAATCATCCTCGTTATTGAAGATAATGGTCCTGGCATTCCGGAAGCAGCAGTTCGACATATTTTCGAACGATTCTATCGGGCGGAGCAATCAAGAAATAGCTATACCGGAGGCAGTGGACTAGGATTGGCGATCGCTAAAGGCATCATGCTGGGACATAAGGGTGATATATACGCAGAAAGTGTAGAAGGAGAAGGCACACGAATTTATATTGTCTTACCGATTGAAGAGGAAGGAAGCTCGCAATGA
- a CDS encoding UDP-N-acetylglucosamine 2-epimerase yields the protein MKPNPVVIIVSAAFGDGHAKVAEAIEQSFKEKGIDQVYIVDLFAEVHPYLNELFQRFYLITAVYVPKLYGFLYRITSRMKPEQPLSQFLHSIGKKKAKSILDELHPDIIIHTFPYLVASQLSEEAGSEVSIFTVLTDYVLHGRWLHPSTLKYFTATESMKQALLSAGVPEERITISGIPIREAFCEPMDREKLLIKHGFSKSRRYILLSAGAHGIMSNISMMITTVLEYSDFDLVVLCGNNQGLRLSLVDLYLHNPRIHILGYTEEMHELMAVSSGLLTKAGGITLTEAIAMSLPVIVYRPLPGQEEGNAHLLTGLRVIYTAYNKHELIHRLRQLEIQPCREEMQRFMHTITRKESSQTIVSEVLEATEQDLCAQQI from the coding sequence ATGAAACCAAATCCTGTTGTGATTATTGTATCTGCTGCCTTCGGAGACGGTCATGCCAAGGTAGCTGAGGCTATTGAACAGTCCTTTAAAGAGAAAGGAATAGACCAAGTATATATTGTGGACCTCTTCGCTGAAGTTCATCCTTATCTAAATGAACTATTCCAGAGGTTCTATTTGATTACCGCCGTCTATGTACCTAAACTTTATGGATTTTTATACAGAATCACGAGCAGAATGAAGCCTGAGCAGCCCCTCAGTCAGTTTCTGCATTCCATAGGCAAAAAAAAGGCGAAGTCCATTTTGGATGAGTTACACCCGGATATTATCATTCATACCTTTCCCTATCTTGTGGCCTCACAGCTGAGTGAAGAAGCAGGGAGTGAGGTATCTATATTTACCGTACTTACGGATTATGTCCTGCATGGCAGATGGCTTCACCCCTCTACGCTGAAGTATTTCACCGCTACGGAAAGCATGAAGCAGGCTTTGCTGTCTGCAGGTGTTCCTGAGGAGAGGATCACGATTAGCGGAATTCCGATTCGGGAAGCATTTTGTGAACCTATGGATCGGGAAAAGCTCTTGATCAAGCATGGATTCAGCAAAAGTCGACGCTATATTCTGCTGTCAGCCGGAGCCCATGGCATAATGTCCAATATCAGTATGATGATAACTACCGTACTTGAATATTCCGACTTCGATTTAGTTGTACTTTGCGGGAATAACCAAGGCTTACGGTTATCTCTAGTAGATCTTTATCTTCACAATCCCCGTATTCATATCTTGGGCTACACAGAAGAAATGCATGAACTCATGGCTGTTTCCTCCGGGCTGTTGACTAAAGCAGGAGGGATTACTCTCACTGAGGCTATTGCCATGTCACTGCCTGTTATCGTATACCGTCCGCTCCCAGGTCAGGAGGAAGGCAATGCTCACCTGTTAACTGGACTGAGGGTTATATATACTGCCTATAACAAGCATGAATTAATCCATAGATTGCGCCAGCTGGAAATCCAGCCGTGTCGGGAAGAAATGCAGCGTTTCATGCATACCATCACTCGTAAAGAGTCGTCTCAAACCATTGTTTCTGAGGTACTAGAGGCAACAGAGCAGGATCTATGTGCTCAACAAATTTAA